atttgaattcaaaccctatgcactcaaccaaataaaacttatgcaccagcatgaatgcacaaacatgtttaacctaaataaattttaattacttgtgaaagaaaattaaattaaatgcaaggctaagcatatgaaaccttagaaaattaaacaaagccaattaaatttattattaaatactaaaatttaaattagggtgttacaaatcctacccccttataggaatctcgtctcgagattctgggctggctagcaaagagaaacaaggatgggattaagCTCTACGCACACCCGAGTCGGGTTCTCATACCCACATGCCTTGAGTTGGAAGTATGTCGAATCTCATgttcaatttgctctcctgaCAAGGTCTGGACCTTTACCACTCTTTCGATAGGCTGCATCACCAGTTTGTATTGAAttgaccaattttgaccaagaATAATGTCGATTCCTGCTGACTCCATCACAATAAGGCTctcagggaaggttgcctcACCTATCCTCATGCCGactcgaggacatatgtaactggagatCTGTTCTTTCCCTGATGATTTGATGACCATTTTCTTCCTCATGGGGAGCTTCAATATCCCATGCTTAGCAGCAAACTGCAtgctgatgaatgaatgtgtagcacgaGGATCTATCAACACAGAGGCTGGAAATGAGTTGgctagaagcataccaagaatgactggactatcatcccgaatggtttctgctgacacatggttaactctaccctggaggtactcttttggtcccttcttgGTTCGCTCACGCTTTGTACGATCATTGCACACTGGTATCACCTActgctgatcctgatcattctgggcactctgcttggagcagttcccggaaacaaggtgggtctcgtcaccactggtacgcgggactggtgaaaggtcctggactggtgctaccggtgacatgcgcttctgtggacaacttttggcataatgaccttttcgCCCGCATTGGAAGCACATGCGgcggtggtgaatggcgctacttggttgacctccctgtgaacttaacatcccatcttgcattatttctgctgcttgctttttggactccttgcgaccgcgtggctgaatcaccttcatagtgatagtcaacccatcaacataatcatagagggcttggttcttgacctgtgtatctgtagagcactcaggatcctttctcttctggatggtctgtagctcatcgaccgatggaaagtcaaggaaaagggaattctctgctagctgctcttgatgagacatctctccctttgtactggagaacaacctctggttcctcctagttgtggcttcatcttcagtcgcacgaacttgacgacaaggaacgccatagaattggcaacacgggcaacctttctcaccattcttcgggtggtatgttgtttgcgaagactgatcttgtaccatTATCGGCAAGCATTCTAGGCGGAGTCAATTgtggaataattccacattgttTCAGATGATCACCGAATTCGTGGCTCAAATATTCACCCCCTcaatcagatcgcagaaatttaattgtcttgcccaattgattttgtacttcattctgaaattctttgaacttttcaaatgattcagacttgtgcctcattaagtagatatatccatatctactaaagtcatcagtaaaAGTGATGAAGTACTAAAAACCACCTCTGGCCATTGAGCttattggtccacatacatcggtatgtacaagtcccaacaagtcacttgCCCTCTCACTTTGACCAGTAAAGGGCGCTTTAGTCATCTTCCCAAGTAAACAAGACTCGCacgtgtcaaatgattcaaaatcaaatgagctcaATAAACCATCTTTATGGAGTATTTCTATGtgtttctcatttatatgacctaagagacaatgccaaataaaagtgggattcaaatcattcgATCGAAGCCATTTTGCATTAATGTTATAAATAggtttatcctcaagatcaagaacatacaATCCATTCatcaatggacaatgagcataaagaatACCATTAAAGTAAATGGAACAACGCTTGTTCTTTATTACAATCTCATAAccatcaacttcctccaaacatgaagatgagataATGTTCTTACTCAAAgtaggaatgcaataacaattatttaattccaaaactaagcCTGAGGGTAACAACAAGTGATAAGTGCCGACCGCCATGACTGCAACCTTTGCtccattgccgacacgaacatccaactcgcctcttgcaaatcttctagtcctTTGAAGGCcatgcaacgatttgcaagtgtgaatcatcgaccTAGTATCAAATACCCTTGATTCACTAGAAGACATAGCAATATTAATTTCTGTAATGTTTATAACATTCATACCTGAGgcggaagtctcacttcccttcttctttttcAGATCCTCCAAATATTTCTTGCAGTTCCTTGACCAGTGCCCCTTGCCCTtgcagtggaagcattcatcatTGGGAgaagggccagatttggccttagccTTAGAGCCCTGGGGATCTTTGGAAACCTTTTCCTTGCCCTTGCCTTttggaggcgtccaacgcttcctctttttgctCTCCTTTTGTACCACCATCACATGATTGGTACTTTTCTTGATGCTTTCTTCTGCGGTTTTAAGCATGCCATGCAATTCAGACAACGATTTATCCATACCATTCATTTGAAAATTCATAATGAAGGGCTCGTAGCTTggcgggagcgactggagaatgaCGTCAACAGCAAGATCATCATGGAGCTCAGagccaagtctatccaaagtctcaatgtaaccaatcattttgatcacatgaggactaaCCGGGCTACCTTCTGCTAGCTTGCATGAGAACAAGGATTTTGAGATGTTGTACCTCTCAACCCTAGCTTGGTTCTAAAACATTCCACGCAATCCTCCAATCATATTGTAAGCATCCgtatgctcatactgcttctgcagatcatgTGACATGGTAGCAAGCATGAGACAGCTCACGTTGAATGCATCAtcgcagtgcttctcataagcagTGCGATCGACATTAGTGGCATTATCAGGGAGATCGTTGGggtatggctgctcaagaacatactcctttctctcttgcctgagaacaattctcaggttgtggtaccaatcaataaagttggttccattcaacttttctttctcaagaacagatcGCAAATTGAATGcagaattgttactggcagacatgatcaacaacattaaagtaaaacAAGGTTTCAACACTAAGTTCATATAATTCTTCTATTAAAAATTAATAAAAGACTCCCACTACAACATCgccttccctctaatgacatatagggGACCAAGATGCATATTCACTAAAATTCTTGTGAGCTTtggcttcactgctagaaaacTAGTGACATAGGTAAACAACACTTGTTAATCATATCTCTATatgactcttgtttgttgggtggcatccaatgccccggctccaactccatatCCTAAAGCCCAAAACCATTTTGATAGCTTTGTTGAgaaaaccaatactatgctagTGAGTGTCCGACACTCACCCTATTCATGATGATGGTTGAAGGTACTCTACTTTgataaacctaccacacaacgatcaaaattttaaTAGGTGCAACTATTGGTAAAAGGATATCAAAGTTCTCAACTTTACTGAgagaagctattctatcatgataaaAACATATCGCTCATATGAAAAATATGAAAGAACAGTATGataggaaaataaacatcacaggcatataatcatatcaTATTGTGAATAGAATGGCCttttgcatcacaatgggctccaccTCCATGGATCCATGGTGACCTCTGTTATTATCcatcctgtcttgtggtgatcgtcATCGCCATTCATGCTTGAAGCCTCCAAGAATAAGTACTAAGCTATTACATCTAATAGCACTAGTAAAGTAAATTACATGAGAGAATCAAGCATCACatgtcgacacgcaggtcgttatacaataatgggacaacctcaacccggttgtttTAACTGTTGACACGCATGTCACACAACTTTTTACACacatatcatcacatgattttgaggccataccattcgcATCATACCCTGCAAAAATGAGTTAAGCGTAGAACGGATTCTACCTAGGGGTATGAAGAGGCCGCTATCTATAGATTCTCTATGAAAATCTCTTTGGATTGATCCAATCAAGCCGATTCAGGGTCATTCATAATGTCCctaattttcactagatcaatcACATTGACCATTGCGACTGGTACATCGGAGAAGACCGCAACACATGACTCGGATCCATCAGTTCAATCTCTTCTCGTTTGCACAGTTAGCccagatggtgattccagccggtatgGGCAAGTCGTGCACACAAGAGAAAGACCACGAACCAATCTGCAGTCACCGCGATGCTATCAACTCGTACCGATTCCACGCCATGCACCAAACACTAGACAAAAGTATATCTCTATATGCGCATTCAGACCAAAAGCTAAACATGAtcgctctggtaccactgtaagGAAATGGGGACACTACGCTAGCTACTGCGATCAACAAGGATCTCATGTAAGCAAGTGATCAtggatcgttaccactagacgcgcaggtGCAGCGGAAGATGCGTTGGAGTAGACTTGATCCAACGTAGATACGCGTCGGTGATGAGGAAGCAGATCGCATCTCCGAGCTCCTGCTTGTCCTGCCGATCAGCACCACAGCAACACAGCGGCGCCTCCtcgaagtccacacgtatgtgctAGCACCGCGTgctcggctagggtttggcgggAAGGAGAGGCAACGACAGCTAGGGTTTCTGGCGCGAGAGAGAATATCCTCCTCCCACAGCCCCGCCCCTCATTATATAGACCCCACTAATGGGCTGTCATACCAGAGGCCCATTGGGGTTCTATTCCTTCTTGGATCATATCCGGCCCAAGCATGATTGCCTCTTAGGCATATTACCAACACTTTTTGATTATGTCAACAAGGAAGCATAAGAGAGATTAGTTGTGATGAAGACCACTAAACTCTCTCTTAACATTAAATTGACAAACATACTGACATGTTCCGCCGGAAATGATGTGTGTGAAGCGAACAAAATTGTAatgacccggcccgggataatggctaagatctactctacactttgagtaaaccacacctgctaaataactctcttgcgctttcgtcctcgcttcgcgcaaaaggttcgaaccggagttacaAGCTTCCCAGGaaccggctatttaagctggttcgGCTCCCTCTCTGTTTTCAGTTCGGGACTAAGGAGCTGAGCCCCGCAGCGCTACAGTAGCcatgtgctacagtaacccacgcGGCCCAATCGGCCCGTGGGCCATGACAATCTCCCCCTGTTAGGattcgacgtcctcgtcgaaccagcttacccatacgggacaaaggagcaggatctcctctcttgaTCACGCGCCATACGCCTAGTGCTAACGAttccatgtgccacgtccgtgagttcactgccagcagcccatgtgtgtcTGTCCACATGCTGGTGGCATCTGTGTTCCCACGCGCACAACGTGCTCATGTACGTGCACTTCTGCCCGTACGTGGCGTGAAACCGCAAGAGTATGGCTATGATAcccctgtaacgacccggcccgggataacggctaagatctactctatactttgagtaaaccacacctgctaaataacttttttgcgctttcgtcctcgcttcgcgcaaaagggtcgaaccggagttactagcttcccagagaccggctatttaagctggttcgGCTACCTCTCTGTTTTCAGTTCGGGACTAAGGAGCTGAGACCCGCGGCGCTACAGTAGCCATGCTGCACACTCATTTAGAATCCTCAAGAAATGAGTCCATGCATTAGGTTATCAGATTATCTTAGTTCGGTAAGCGCACAAGCTTTGAATATTTGCGTTTGGCTGTATCGTCATTCAATCTAGAGAAAAGGAAGACCCACGCACACTAATCTTTTAGGTTAGGCACACTACTGACAAAAAACCTTCTTATCATAAACCATATACCCCAACCTAGAGATAACATCACACGTACATGCCGACAGCTCACCGACCTGACACGTGTCATTAGCTCGGGAACTGGACTAGGCCTACGTGGAGCAACACAAGTGACGACACAATGACAAGTCATGTGCCAGTGCCACATCATTTGCTCTTCGCGTACTCAGCATACGTATGTACTCTGCCAGCAAACGGTTAGGACGCATAGACGCCTTGGAGCTTTACAGTAGTGCCGAAAAATGGTTTACCTAGCTTTTCCCCTTTTGATTATGTCATGTTTTTGGTAAGCGCACAACACAGAGAATagctagaaaagaaaaagaagcttTAGCGCACACATTCATCTGTCTTGGCCTCTTGGGGCTGCTTGGCTTCCTTGTTTAAGAAAATTTTGGTAATCGATCAAATTTGAATGTAGCAAGTCAGTGGGTCGCTTACGTGTCGTGTGTGGTTAGTACAAATTTCATTTTTAAAAATGTGACATTTAGCATGACAAACTTACtagtttcttttgaactaatAAGCTTGTTCTAAATATCAATATATTAAAAACTGAGGAATGAAGTAAGAGCACGCGCAACGCTATTAAATGCAATAAGAACAAATGGGACACAAAAAATTGAAACTATGCATTGCATAAGATTAATTGATTCATCAACCATCAATTAGTTgttactagtctatcaacccgtgctcccgcacgggctaattagatatatctaataattatctatctcacggtCTCTTTAACCAATTTAATATGCTAATTAGAactgtaaaaaaatttatttatcattatgtaattaaacattaacaATTTTTTCTCACTTTACATCACACAttcatatatgtttgatatgtatttaattaaacattttatttaagctatttaaaTAATATGAAAATTGATATTAtcatctcttctcttatacatgaatatacaGTGCCACACACATTATGGTTAATATTTTTAtgtaaataataacataaataatatattagtaatgatagaaatagtaatttagaaatgatagaaatagtaatttagaatttatttTGATGTGCTTTAAGATTTCATTATAATGATATAATTTTGATTTAGATTTcggtttattttaacttttattatgttatcattggataatatatataaaattttaggatgttatttgatattattttatcatggcataagtgggtaatttacatgaagattagcagaggtgggtaatttagatacatatttagggagttattttagtctatttttataatgacaaaggtgggtaatttattagaaaaaataataaatccaatggctattatgattagagttgtcgaaTTGATgaccggatgtttctgatttttataagaatttatagaatttctctatttttttagactggCGATTTAGGATCCTAGATGACTTCACCtggaggcttcaaaaggagcctccaattagtaatagtaagattcatTTATGTAGCATTTCTAGAAACTACAAAAATAAACTCTCATTGGACGAGCCTAATCTGTATTTAACCAGGGAACTCCCTGACGCGTTCAGGCTTGACAGAGAAAGAGAAATGTTCGATTCAAAGCACTCCTATAACGAAAAATCGGGGAACAGCACATTAATGAGGTTGCACCTCATTTTAATTTAGAAGAAACTTCCTCCGAATCCCAATGGAACGAGGCACTTCATAGGAATTTGACAAGTTCATTCGTCCGTTCCAAAACAAGCTCTTGTAGGAAAATTTCCTAAGGATTAGGGTCATCCCATAAATTACTGATTGAGAATAATCCTTCGACCCAGAGCTGTCTTAATTCAAATTCTGAACAACGGTTGGGGCCTTTTGGGGCGCACCTCTGCTGTTTTACCTCCCCTGTTTTACTCCAGACTTTGAGGGTCCTCCTCTACTGTCAAATGTCAATCATCTGAAAAATCAAGGATCTGCCAGTTCCGCACGCCGTCTACTCGAAGCCGGGCCGGCGAGGGACACGAGCGAGCGAGCCTCCGCCTCCTGTTGTGCCTGTCTCCTCGTCTATGGCAGTGCTGTTGCAACTGAGAGCAGCACCGTTTTCTGAACGGAACAATACCAGAATTAGGTCATCTGATCGCCATCTCAAAGATCCTGCGCTTTGTTTAAAGAGGCAACGGACTACGACTTCTCCATCGCCTTTTGCCTGCGAATTACCACCAGCAGTAACTTGACTTAGCTATGGTTGGGGTTGAGCTCTGCAAGCACTTATCGACCTATACACTGACACTACATCACGGTGTATCGTGAATTCGTGACGTGAACATGAACACATGCTATAGGCGACCCATCGCCGATCGGCCGGCTCTCAAGCTGAAACGCAAAGCCTCCTATATATATCACTATCAGGTTAAAAAGCGGCAGAGCATAGCTGCTGTGCAAAGCATTTTGTCTGGCCCTATTGGCCCTCCGGCTTGTGATGCGCTCTTAACAGCTAGCTCTGTCCTGCGCAATCAGAAACAAAGATGCTGGTTACATCCACTGGAGAGTGACGTCCAAAAGATCTGGTTGGGCGTGTTTAGGAGCACTCCACTCCCAAAATAGCCACTCCCAAAACAGTCACTCCACTTCAGCAACTCCACTCCACTGGTCCTGGTCCAATCTATTTGTATATTCTATGGCTTCACTCCACAAGTCTAAAAGGCTAGCTCAGCACATTGTCTCGGCCCATCTAAACTCCTCTCACTTCCAAgcgggccccacttgtcaggcACTTCTTCTACCTCCACTccacctttcctcttcctccccctaGGAGGCccttgcaggcggcggcgccgggcgagTGGCCGCGAGCCCGCGCGGAGGCCTCGagcctcggcggcgcggcggcgccggcaatCCCGCAGCGGCAGCAGCGAGCCCGTGGGGGGCGGAGGCCCGGCGGCGAGCTACGGGCCCGCGGGGACGGAAGCGGTGGTCGCAAGCGCCGGCGCGAGCTGCACGTCCGCGGGGCTGGAggcccggcggcgagctccgcgccCGCGGGGTGCGTGCTACGCGTCCGCGGGGGCGGAggcccggcggcgagctgcgggccagcgagggaggcggcggccgcgagctcgaaccccggcggcgagctccgagcaggggcggagacaagggggggcgggcaggggccagGCCCCCCCCAACGTTGGTGCAATTCCACGTAATACCTCTTAATCTCAGTGCTAATATTCTCATTATTAATATGTGGCCCCCCCTGATTTGAAGAGGATCCGTCGCAGCGGCTGCAGTGCACACAAGCCTGGCTGCACATCGCGAGCGACGAGGACAACGCTTCGTAATCGACGTCGAGTTAATTCACTTCCTCGTTTACTGGCTGCCGCTTCGGCTTCGCATAATGGCATCACCAACCACCTGCAGTAAGCCAGCAAGCAGCAAGGACGGGAGCACCTCGCCAAGACGCCAATCgtcacctccctctccctccttgcCTCCACTGCTCCAGCCTCCGGCCTGCCGGCCGCTGCAGACCTGCAAcagaagcgccgccgccgcaaacgCTGAAGCCtcctgccggctgccgctgcGGCGCTGCCGAGTGCCGAAGTGCCGCATCAAGTCGAGACTCGAGAGTCATCAGGTATTAATCTATCCCTAATATAGTCTTGTCCTTTTTAACATTTTAATGTCGTTTTTTATAGCTATTAGCTGAATCTAATAGAGTATATCTCTTATAGTTACCTGCTTAGCCAACATGAAGAGGAAAAAGACCATTGATAGTTTTTTTAAGCCGATTGTTTCCAGCTCTCGTGTCCCTGAAAATCCTAATGCAACAAATGATCAAGCTACGCCAATTGATGTGCAAGTTCCAGAGCAAAATGCTACGCCACCATCAGAAGCTCAACAAGCTAGAAATGTAACCACAGCATTTGAGAGAGACCCTGGTAAACGCACTCAAATTTGGCAGCTCTCGCCTACAGAACAAGATGAAGCTATAAGGTTTTATATATCTGAAGGGCCATATCAACCGAAGTTTGAACCGGATGAATATCCCTATAATGATGCAATTCACCGTCGTCGATTCTGTAGAAATTGGTATGCAGATTTCTGGTGGCTAGAGTATTCACCTCACACCAAACGTGCATATTGCTTCCCTTGTTTTCTCTTTTCAAAAAAGCCAATTGGGAAGGCTGGCTCAGATGCATTCACTGTGAAGGGATTTCAAAATTGGAAGAAGGTCCACAGTTCAGATAAGTGTGCATTTCTAACTCACATGGGTCAGGATCCTAGCTCAGCTCATAACTATTCAGTTCAGTGTTACAACAACCTCAAAAATAGAATTGCTCACATTGACCAAGTGGTTCTTAAACAAAAGGAGAAGAGAGTAGCAGATGCCAGACTTAGACTTAAAACCACAATTGATTCCATTCGGTAATAAGAATTTCCTTTTTATGtttttacaaataaataatatatcTACACTTGTACTATCTGACAATCTGTTTTGTTGATATTGTTAGGTGGTTAACATTTCAAGCATGTCCATTTAGAGGCCATGATGAGTCTCCAGATTCCATAAATCAAGGCAATTTTTTGGAAATGGTCAAACTTTTGGCCTCTTATAACAAGGAGGTGAATGATGTTGTGTTACAAAATGCTCCAAAAAATGCAAAGTACACATCACCTGATGTCCAGAAGGAAATTCTAAACATATATGCTCGGAAAGTGCAGATTTCAATCAGAGAAGAAATTGGCAATAGCAAGTTTTGCATAATGGTCGATGAATCTCGAGATGAATCAAAAAAAGAGCAAATGGCAATCGTTGTTCGGTTTGTCAACAAAGAAGGTATCATAAAGGAGCGTTTCCTTGACCTCATTCACGTTAAGGACACTGCCGCATTGACTCTTAAGGACTCAATTTGTGCTGTCCTATCAGATAATAACTTGAGTGTGAGAGATATTAGAGGTCAAGGCTATGATGGGGCAAGTAATATGCGAGGAGAGTGGAATGGGTTGAAGGCTTTAATTCTCAGTGAGTGTCCTTATGCATATTACATCCATTGCATGGCTCATCAGCTCCAATTAGCTTTAGTTGCAGCATCAAGGGAGGCACATGAGGTGCACAATTTTTTTCAGCATGCCATTTCCATCATTAATGTCGTTAGTGCTTCTTCTAAGCGTAATGATGAGTTATTAGCAAAGCAAGCTGAACAAATTGCACATGAAATTGAATTGGGAGAGCTTGATACAGGAAGGGGTGCTAATCAGATGGGCTCTTTACAGAGGCCAGGGGACACTAGATGGAGTTCTCATTACAAGTCGAttcagagtttgaaaaagaTGTTTGGTGCCACAATTTCAGTGCTGCGCAACATTGCAAATGATCGTTCCATTAAAAGGTTTTCTCGGGGTGATGCTGCAGGTGCCCTTCACATTATTCTCACATTTGATTTTGTCTTTGTTCTACTGTTGATGGAGAAAATAATGAAAATCACAGAGGTGTTATGccaaacactacaaaagaaATCTATAGATATCTTAAATGCAATGGATTCAGTTTCTAACACAAAGGTGTTACTTCGTGACCTGCGCAATGATGGTTGGGAACCTCTTCTGAATGAGGTCATGGACTTTTGTGGGAAGCATGAGGTTGAAATCCCAGATCTAAATCGCAGGTATGTTCCTTCACCTATACTCGTAACCGTTACTAGTAatatttttgttgttatttttATAGGGATCTCAAACTTATTTCTGTTTAAAATGCAATTTGCAGATATGCTGATGTGACAAAATCTCGGAACAAGCATGACAACACTACAACTCTTCACCATTATAAAATAGATGTGTTTAATGTGGCAATTGATCAACAACTAATTGAATTGGAGGACAGATTTAGCTCTCAAGCTACAGAACTTCTATCACTTTGTGCCTCTTTGGATCCAAGACTGGACAGCTTTGATAGGTCAAAGATATCTACCCTAGTAGAAAAATATTATCCGGCTGATTTTTCTAATCAAGAAAGAGCCCAATTAGAATGCCAACTGCCGCATTTTCAACTTGATGTGTGCAACAATCCAGAGCTAAGTAGTCTCCCATCACTTGCTGATCTGACAAATGGGCTTGTTAAATTGGGCAAAAATTCTCATTATCCAATGGTTGATAGATTGTTAAGATTAGTCATGACTCTTCCGGTGTCAACTGCAACCACGGAGAGAGCATTCTCAGCTATGAAACTTGCCAAGACTCGTCCACGCAACAAAATGGGAGATGATTTTCTACGTAGTTACATGATAATTTATATTGAAAAGGAATTGGCAGCAAAGATTACTTCTGAAGATATCATCAATTCTTATGATCTAGTTGGTTCTCGTAGAGGTAAATTAAAGTTAATAGAGATGTAAATTCAAGGACGCTACCTTCTACCTTATCCTGCTGCCCTGCATTGGATGATTGGAGCTAATTATTAATAGTAAGTAAATTTATTCTTATATATTACATACATGTTtgatttttgttattttttctcTAGTTAAGTTGGTACaaatgtgtttgtgtgtgtgtgtcttacatattttttttttctaaaaacacaTGTCGATTGTCGGCATTAGTAAATTGGCCCCCCCTATGTTtcaatcctggctccgcccctgggaGTAGCCAATAGCCATGGCTATATATCTAGCTGTAGGCGCCGACTGTTCAATGCCTACGGAGGCTGCCAGTTCAGTCGGTGCGTGTAGCTAGTCATGTTCATGTACAGATACATGCCGACCTCTGCTACTTCGTCCAAATGCAACAAGCGACGATCGCGATCATCCCGCCGATCCCTTTCGCCCTCGAGATCTGACATAGCCGGCCTTATCATTGTGTCAGTCAGACGACACGTACGGGCTGATCCGCCGATAAGATCGATGGAGATCTATGGATGGAGCCGACATGTTTGAAACGACTGCTACGAGTTAGCACACATACAGCCACCACACCAACTAGCTTGGTTCGACGTGAGCGGCACGGCACAGGGACACGCAACTAGCCACTAGCTTAGCGCCGGTCGTCGTTCGTGTGTGCCTGCAAGGAGCCGGCGGTCGATGTGTCTAGCTACCTTGCAGCTTGGAGCTGCCTGCCCATCGAGCCGGCCGGCGACAGCTGCAAGCCCTATCGCTGTACACTCCCCCCGCACGGCTACACCACTAGTAGTGCTACGAGCTCTGAATGGATCGGTCGATCACCATTTCACcatccagcggcggcggcggcggcggcgtcagacACCGGAGTCGCGTCGGAGGAGATATTCTGGCGAGTCAGACGAATATTATTCGACTGTATTATTGGCCTACTGTACGACTCAGCCATCAAGATCAGTTTGTTGCTGTCTGTCTGAAT
This sequence is a window from Panicum virgatum strain AP13 chromosome 7K, P.virgatum_v5, whole genome shotgun sequence. Protein-coding genes within it:
- the LOC120641468 gene encoding zinc finger MYM-type protein 1-like; translated protein: MKRKKTIDSFFKPIVSSSRVPENPNATNDQATPIDVQVPEQNATPPSEAQQARNVTTAFERDPGKRTQIWQLSPTEQDEAIRFYISEGPYQPKFEPDEYPYNDAIHRRRFCRNWYADFWWLEYSPHTKRAYCFPCFLFSKKPIGKAGSDAFTVKGFQNWKKVHSSDKCAFLTHMGQDPSSAHNYSVQCYNNLKNRIAHIDQVVLKQKEKRVADARLRLKTTIDSIRWLTFQACPFRGHDESPDSINQGNFLEMVKLLASYNKEVNDVVLQNAPKNAKYTSPDVQKEILNIYARKVQISIREEIGNSKFCIMVDESRDESKKEQMAIVVRFVNKEGIIKERFLDLIHVKDTAALTLKDSICAVLSDNNLSVRDIRGQGYDGASNMRGEWNGLKALILSECPYAYYIHCMAHQLQLALVAASREAHEVHNFFQHAISIINVVSASSKRNDELLAKQAEQIAHEIELGELDTGRGANQMGSLQRPGDTRWSSHYKSIQSLKKMFGATISVLRNIANDRSIKRFSRGDAAGALHIILTFDFVFVLLLMEKIMKITEVLCQTLQKKSIDILNAMDSVSNTKVLLRDLRNDGWEPLLNEVMDFCGKHEVEIPDLNRRYADVTKSRNKHDNTTTLHHYKIDVFNVAIDQQLIELEDRFSSQATELLSLCASLDPRLDSFDRSKISTLVEKYYPADFSNQERAQLECQLPHFQLDVCNNPELSSLPSLADLTNGLVKLGKNSHYPMVDRLLRLVMTLPVSTATTERAFSAMKLAKTRPRNKMGDDFLRSYMIIYIEKELAAKITSEDIINSYDLVGSRRGKLKLIEM